A genomic region of Elaeis guineensis isolate ETL-2024a chromosome 9, EG11, whole genome shotgun sequence contains the following coding sequences:
- the LOC105051702 gene encoding LOW QUALITY PROTEIN: MACPF domain-containing protein At4g24290 (The sequence of the model RefSeq protein was modified relative to this genomic sequence to represent the inferred CDS: inserted 1 base in 1 codon; deleted 4 bases in 4 codons), with amino-acid sequence MALRAPPLKAAEIAISSIGLGYDIAADIRLKYCKREIPDPYLIELDRDQVQDVVLPGGLCIPNVPKSIKCDKGERMRFRSDVLTFQQMSEQFNQELSLSGKIPSGLFNHMFDFSGCWQKNAADTKSLAFDGWFITLYTVALSKSQIVLRDHVKQAVPSTWDPVALARFISNFGTHIVVGVKMGGKDVVYVRQQHSSSLQPVEVQKRLKELADRRFLDVNGPYHLNSKEAYGKDKLDIKEQRLRFAGANSSSSYSAKEDIMKIFKRRGGKDNKDLSHNEWLNTVQSEPDVISMSFLPITSLLIGVLGSGFLNHAINLYLRYKPPLEELHQFLEFQLPRQWAPVYGDLPLGPQRKQQSSSSLQFTFMGPKLYVNTSMVDVGKRPVTGLRLYLEGKRSNRLAIHLQHLSSLPQILQFQDNSSSYFPQEPYDRRYYEPVQRRHFSHVYTGPVEADDDSSIVTGAQLHVRHHGLKKVLFLHLHFSTVQNAVLVKNAEWEESXNLVQKSGLISTLISTHFSMAAQKPPPRPADVNINSAVYPGGPPVPVQTPKLLKFVEYNGDDAWPQDSPGYWVVSGAKLHLRRGKISLGVKYSLLTTVLPDEEL; translated from the exons ATGGCGCTTAGGGCCCCGCCCTTAAAAGCTGCAGAGATTGCAATTAGTTCAATTGGATTAGGATACGACATAGCGGCAGATATCCGGCTCAAGTACTGCAAGAGGGAAATTCCGGATCCATATTTGATCGAGTTAGATCGAGATCAGGTTCAGGATGTTGTTCTTCCAGGTGGATTATGTATTCCAAATGTACCGAAATCGATTAAGTGTGATAAGGGAGAAAGGATGCGGTTCAGGTCTGATGTTTTGACTTTTCAACAG ATGTCAGAGCAATTCAACCAGGAGCTGTCTTTATCCGGAAAAATTCCCTCAGGCCTTTTCAACCATATGTTTGATTTTTCAGGTTGTTGGCAGAAAAATGCAGCAGACACCAAATCTCTCGCATTTGATGGGTGGTTCATTACCCTTTACACGGTTGCACTATCAAAATCTCAAATTGTACTTCGTGATCATGTTAAGCAAGCTGTTCCATCAACATGGGATCCTGTTGCTTTGGCAAG GTTTATTTCAAACTTTGGCACTCATATTGTTGTTGGTGTGAAGATGGGAGGGAAGGATGTAGTTTATGTGAGACAACAGCACTCATCGAGCCTCCAACCTGTTGAAGTTCAGAAAAGGTTGAAGGAGTTGGCAGATAGGAGATTTCTTGATGTAAACGGACCATATCATTTGAATTCTAAAGAGGCATATGGAAAGGATAAG CTTGATATCAAAGAGCAACGGTTAAGGTTTGCAGGTGCCAATTCATCAAGTTCTTACTCTGCAAAGGAG GATATCATGAAAATTTTCAAGCGAAGAGGGGGAAAAGATAATAAAGATTTATCTCATAATGAGTGGTTAAACACAGTTCAATCTGAACCTGATGTTATATCAATGTCTTTTTTGCCAATCACATCTCTCTTAATTGGAGTTCTTGGTAGCGGATTCttaaatcatgccatcaatctatACCTGCGAT ATAAGCCACCACTAGAAGAACTTCATCAGTTTCTGGAGTTTCAATTGCCAAGACAATGGGCACCTGTTTACGGTGACCTTCCCCTTGGTCCTCAGCGGAAACAACAGAGTAGTTCTTCTCTACAGTTTACATTCATGGGTCCAAAGCTCTATGTTAACACCAGTATG GTTGATGTAGGCAAGAGGCCAGTCACTGGTCTTCGGTTATACTTGGAAGGGAAGCGGAGCAACAGATTAGCGATCCATCTC CAACATCTTTCATCCCTTCCTCAAATCCTCCAGTTCCAGGATAACTCTAGCAGTTACTTCCCTCAGGAACCATATGACCGCAGGTACTACGAGCCAGTTCAGAGAAGACACTTTTCTCATGTCTACACGGGTCCAGTTGAGGCTGATGATGATTCCTCCATTGTTACTGGGGCTCAGTTACATGTCCGTCATCATGGGCTCAAGAAAGTCCTC TTCCTCCACCTCCATTTCTCAACAGTT CAAAATGCCGTGCTGGTTAAGAATGCTGAGTGGGAAGAAT CGAACTTGGTCCAGAAATCAGGCCTCATCTCAACACTGATCAGCACTCACTTCTCAATGGCTGCCCAGAAGCCACCACCCCGTCCTGCAGATGTGAACATCAACTCAGCAGTGTATCCTGGTGGCCCGCCAGTTCCAGTGCAGACTCCGAAGCTGCTTAAATTTGTCGAATACAACGGAGATGATGCGTGGCCACAGGACTCCCCGGGTTACTGGGTCGTC TCAGGTGCAAAGCTGCATTTGCGTAGGGGTAAGATCTCACTTGGGGTCAAGTACTCGCTTTTGACAACAGTGCTACCAGATGAAGAGTTATAG